A single genomic interval of Eurosta solidaginis isolate ZX-2024a chromosome 3, ASM4086904v1, whole genome shotgun sequence harbors:
- the LOC137243692 gene encoding stromal membrane-associated protein 1, whose product MSGTASRKENERTKLIQEKCQTLLTQMLRDEDNKYCVDCDAKGPRWASWNLGVFLCIRCAGIHRNLGVHISRVKSVNLDTWTPEQVISLQQMGNSRARAVYEAQLPDGFRRPQTDTALESFIRAKYEHKKYLAREWVPPSTPKVDWAKEIDEELERQKRKKKAAQASTSMGLSMMGGAGGDKKCGSSTSTSTAKSTPLPAPLPKPKAGQAGSSSSPKTQRITLNTTGGDGNQSNDLLGLSSPTKPVQNNIGSSSSGGVVPDLQNDNFTGFLSAAPSTQHPSGEKNKVTAELNGINVTQKSLAKEEEDFFNQGTLAGNDKDKSGKLTKDSILALYATAPANTVNTHNPHQNVQMPFGQPQPMFVATGAYAGGMAPCYMGGTSGVSHPQQQQFMTPPNSTSMYNSPVMTAPNAFTTPGMSGFGAQFPGTTSTGIYTQQHQQNMPSLGNMMRNSGQHASNLNLMHTNQSLLSGISMMGAGVGGSVNMNATGMMQQQLQQQQQPLGMTIPMAIMPMSAAFQTIPTAAAGAASANGLNQQFSNLNIGNTWQ is encoded by the exons ATGAGCGGAACTGCGAGCCGCAAAGAAAACGAAAGGACCAAATTAATACAGGAAAAATGCCAAACTTTGCTGACTCAGATGTTACGGGATGAGGATAATAAATATTGCGTTGATTGTGATGCAAAAg GTCCACGTTGGGCATCTTGGAACTTAGGAGTATTCTTATGCATACGCTGCGCTGGCATACATCGCAATTTAGGCGTGCACATATCACGTGTCAAATCGGTCAATTTAGACACCTGGACACCAGAGCAGGTGATTTCATTGCAACAGATGGGCAATTCACGTGCGCGTGCTGTCTACGAGGCACAGCTGCCAGATGGTTTTAGACGACCACAGACCGATACTGCATTAGAATCATTTATACGAGCTAAATATGAGCATAAAAAGTATTTGGCACGCGAATGGGtgccgccatccacaccgaaagTTGACTGGGCCAAAGAGATCGATGAAGAGTTGGAAAGGCAGAAACGCAAGAAAAAAGCGGCTCAAGCGAGCACTTCAATGGGTTTGAGTATGATGGGTGGTGCTGGTGGCGATAAAAAATGTGGCAGCTCGACAAGTACATCTACAGCGAAATCGACACCACTACCGGCACCTTTGCCAAAACCGAAGGCAGGACAAGCTGGTAGTAGTAGCAGTCCAAAAACGCAACGCATTACGCTTAATACAACAGGCGGCGATGGCAATCAGAGTAATGACCTACTTGGCCTCTCCTCACCCACAAAGCCAGTACAAAATAATATTGGTAGCAGCAGTAGTGGCGGCGTGGTTCCAGATTTACAAAATGATAACTTTACTGGTTTTCTAAGTGCAGCACCAAGTACACAGCATCCAAGTGGTGAGAAAAATAAGGTGACAGCAGAATTGAATGGCATAAATGTCACACAAAAATCACTTGCCAAGGAGGAAGAAGATTTCTTCAATCAAGGTACACTTGCTGGTAACGATAAAGATAAATCGGGCAAACTTACGAAAGATAGCATATTAGCGTTGTATGCTACTGCACCAGCAAATACAGTAAATACACATAATCCGCATCAAAACGTTCAAATGCCTTTTGGTCAGCCACAACCAATGTTTGTTGCGACGGGTGCTTATGCAGGCGGTATGGCCCCTTGTTATATGGGAGGCACCTCAGGTGTGTCAcatccacaacaacaacaatttatgACGCCACCAAACTCGACGAGTATGTATAATTCGCCTGTTATGACAGCACCAAATGCTTTTACTACACCCGGTATGAGTGGTTTTGGTGCACAATTTCCAGGCACTACAAGTACTGGTATTTACACTCAGCAACACCAGCAGAACATGCCAAGTTTAGGCAATATGATGCGAAATAGTGGTCAACACGCCTCTAACCTTAATCTAATGCATACCAATCAGAGCCTTTTAAGTGGTATTTCAATGATGGGTGCAGGTGTTGGTGGGAGCGTGAATATGAATGCCACGGGCATGATGCAGCAACAgcttcagcaacaacaacaacctttagGTATGACTATACCTATGGCTATTA